The following are encoded together in the Microtus ochrogaster isolate Prairie Vole_2 unplaced genomic scaffold, MicOch1.0 UNK21, whole genome shotgun sequence genome:
- the LOC101987096 gene encoding potassium channel subfamily K member 16, whose product MPRAGLCSCWGGRVLPLLLAYICYLLLGATIFQLLEKQAEAQSRDQFQLEKLRFLENYTCLDQQALEQFVQVILEAWVKGVNPKGNSTNPSNWDFGSSFFFAGTVVTTIGYGNLAPSTEAGQVFCVFYALMGIPLNVVFLNHLGTGLRAHLTTLDRWEDHPRHSQLLQVLGLALFLTLGTLVVLIFPPMFFSHVEGWSFREGFYFAFITLSTIGFGDYVVGTDPSKHYIAVYRSLAAIWILLGLAWLAVVLSLGSLLLHRCSRLWLLIRGLDLKDGTAPDSDPRPQKIPISA is encoded by the exons ATGCCCCGTGCTGGGCTCTGTAGCTGCTGGGGTGGCCGGGTATTGCCCCTGCTTCTGGCCTATATCTGCTACCTGCTGCTTGGGGCCAccatcttccagctgctggagaagcaggcagaagcTCAATCCAGGGACCAGTTCCAGCTGGAAAAGCTGCGCTTCCTAGAGAACTACACCTGCCTGGACCAGCAGGCCCTGGAGCAGTTCGTGCAG GTCATCCTGGAAGCCTGGGTGAAAGGTGTGAACCCCAAAGGCAACTCCACCAACCCCAGCAACTGGGACTTTGGGAGCAGCTTCTTCTTTGCGGGCACAGTGGTCACCACCATAG GCTACGGAAACCTGGCACCCAGTACGGAGGCAGGGCAGGTTTTTTGTGTCTTCTATGCCCTGATGGGCATCCCACTCAACGTGGTCTTCCTCAACCACCTCGGCACAGGGCTGCGTGCCCACCTGACCACACTGGACAGGTGGGAGGACCATCCCAGGCATTCCCAG CTTCTGCAGGTGCTGGGCCTGGCTCTGTTCCTGACTTTGGGGACCCTGGTCGTTCTCATCTTCCCGCCCATGTTCTTCAGCCACGTGGAGGGCTGGAGCTTCCGTGAGGGCTTCTACTTTGCCTTCATCACCCTCAGCACCATTGGCTTCGGGGACTATGTTGTCG GCACAGACCCCAGCAAGCATTACATCGCGGTGTACCGGAGCCTGGCAGCTATATGGATCCTTCTAGGGCTGGCGTGGCTGGCGGTGGTCCTCAGCCTGGGATCCCTGCTTCTGCATAGGTGCTCCCGGCTCTGGCTACTCATCAGAGGCCTGGACCTCAAGGATGGAACAGCCCCTGACTCTGACCCTAGACCACAGAAAATCCCTATCTCTGCATGA